DNA from Corynebacterium aurimucosum ATCC 700975:
CAGCACCTCAGCGGGACTCTTCGCGGCATCTGCCGCACCGCGAGCGGCCCGTGCGGCCGGCGCCCAGGCATCGACCATTGTCTTCTCCCCTTCAGCTGCCTTACCGCGGACGGTGATTCCCTCAAGTGCGGCTTCAATGAGAGCGGCCGTCGTGGGCGCATCGATCTCTCCAGGGCCTGCGGCTTTAGCCGCGCGTAGGAAAGCGGTTCCCAGCAATGGACCAGAGGCGCCACCAACGGTGGACATGAGTGTCTTCGCCGTCAGCTTCAACACATCAGCAACATGAGAAGCCTCCGGGGAGATATCCGAATCCACTTTCTCCACGACGGCTCGGAAACCGCGGTCGACGTTTTCGCCATGGTCGCTATCTCCGATGGCGCGGTCAAGCTCGATGAGTTCTTCGCGGTGTTCGTGGGCCGCTGCGGCGCAGTTTTTCATCCACGCCTGGGCCCAGGCTGTTGACAAAGTTGCATTGTCGGTCATATCTACATTCCTTGTCGTAGTGCAGCGGTGTGGCACGGGGCATCAAAAAGCTCGAGGTCTTCCTCGTCCGCGCGCATGACTGTAACGGAGCATCCGGCCATATCTAGGCTGGTAACGAAGTTACCCACGAGGGAGCGCTCGATGCTCACGCCCACCTCCTGCAGGCGCTGGGATACACGGCGGTAGACCACGTATAGCTCGGAGGCCGGAGTGGCTCCCATACCGTTAACAACGACGATGCTTCGCTCACCATCGCTCAGCTTGAGGTCTGCCAGCACGGGGTCGAGAAGGTGGTCCGTAACATCATCGGCAGAAACCAGCGGAATCTCCTTGCGTCCCGGCTCGCCATGAATGCCCACGCCCAGCTCAACTTCACTCTCCCCGAGGTCGAAGGAGGGCTTGCCCACGTGTGGCACGGTGCAGGCAGAAAGCGCTGCTCCCATAGTCGCGGTATTGTCCACCACCTTCTTCGCCACAGCAGTTACTGCCGCGAGATCATCTCCGCGCTCAGCTGCGGCACCTGCCAGCTTCTCCACCAACAGCGTTCCGGCAACGCCGCGCCGACCGGCCGTGAAGGTGGAATCTTCCACCGCGACATCATCATCGACGACGACCTGGCTGACCTCAATATCATCGAATTCTGCCAGCTCCGCCGCGGTGTCAAAGTTGAGGACGTCGCCGGTGTAGTTCTTCACAATGTAGAGCACCCCCGCCCCAGCGTTCACGGCTTCGGTGGCGGCCTGGATAGCGTCCGGCGTAGGCGACGTGAACATGGCACCTGGCACTGCCGCGTCCAACATGCCCTGTCCAACGAAACCCGCATGCAGCGGCTCGTGCCCAGAACCACCACCGGAGACAATGGCAACTTTGCCGTTGTCCTTCTTCTGCTTGCGGGCAACGAAAAGCGGATCGGTGGAGCGAGTGACGATGTCACCGTGGGCTAAAGCAAAGCCCTCTACTGATTCGGCTACTACGTTGTCCGGTGAGTTGATGAGCTTTTTCATCATCCTTCTCCTTAGGGTTTCATTGGCCTAGAGCACTCTTCACGGATTGCTGCCGAGCCTACCCGCGCTACCGGATACTGTGCCTGATTCTACTGCCTCCGCGCTCGCTACCACTTGCGCAGGTAATCGATGCGCTCTTGAAGCTGCTCAGCATTGCACAATGCGGTGGGCGGGCCCCCGCAGGCCTTGCGGGCTTCGGTATGTATGGCGCCGTGTGGGCGTCCGGTGCGTTGGGCGGTGATAGACACTACTGTGTTGAGCTCCTTGCGCAACGCGGAAATCTCATCCACCACACCTGGCTGGGAACCGGCGCTGCTCGCCGACGCCTCCGCCCCGCGCTTGGGCGCATGTGGGGTGCCGTAGAGCTTGCGGCGTTGTTCCTCCGCCGCCTCTGCAGCCCGGCGCGCCTTCTCTTCTGCCTCACGGCGGTCCAGCTCATCGGACTGCTTCTTGCGTAAGAGGTCCTTGACCTGGTCGGCGTCGAGAAGCCCGGGGATGCCGAGGAAATCCTCTTCTTCATCGGTGATATTGCCCGTGGTGAACTGCGAGCCGTTGTAGAGCAGTCCTGAGAATTCTGCTTCCGCGCCTAAGGATTCATAGGAAGGTTCGAGCATGTCCGGTTCGGACTTCTTCTTATTGGCGTCCTCGAGCAGCTCATCGTCCCAGCCTTCCTTGTCGGGGTTTTTCTCCCCTCCCAGGACGTGGTCGCGTTGCTTCTCCATGTTCTCGGCAAGTCCCAAGAGCACCGGCACGGAAGGAAGAAAGACTGAGGCTGTCTCGCCGGGCATGCGGGAGCGCACGAAGCGGCCGATGGCCTGTGCGAAGAACAACGGTGTCGAAGCAGAGGTGGCATACACGCCCACTGCGAGGCGGGGAACGTCGACGCCCTCCGACACCATGCGCACGGCCACCATCCACTCGTCGGTGGATTCAGAGAACTCCGCAATACGCGCCGAGGAGCCTGGGTCATCGGAGAGGATGACAGAGACTGGGGTATTCGAAATCTGCTTGAGGATTTTCGCGTAGGCGCGCGCCGTCGTCGTATCGGTAGCGAGTACGAGACCGCCGGCGTCCGGCATGTTGCGGCGCATCTGCATCAGCCGTGTGTGCGCCGCCTGCAGGACGGTGGGGATCCACTCGCCTTTAGGGTCGAGGGCCGTGCGCCAGGCGCGGGCGGTCTGCTCCGGATTGAGAATATCTCCGAGACGGGCCGCATGTTCCTCACCGGCACTATCGCGCCAGCGAGACTCGCCGGAGTAGCTGAGGAAGACCACGGGGCGCACGACGCCGTCGGCAAGCGCATCGCCATAGCCATACGTGTGATCGGAGCGGGAGACCAAGTGCCCCTCCCCGTCCTCCTCGTAGCGCACGAAGGGGATCTGCGAGTCATCGGAGCGGAAGGGAGTACCGGTCAGCGCGAGGCGGTGCTCCGCATCATCATAGGCTTCCCGCACGCCGTCGCCCCAGCTCTTGGCGTCGCCGGCGTGGTGGATCTCATCGAGGATCACCAGGGTGCGCCGGGCTGAGGCCACCGCGCGGTGTTTGAAGGGGTGCATGCCCACCTGCGCATAGGTCACCACGACACCGTCCATCGCGGGGTTGACTCCCGAGGAGTTTGTGAACTTGGGGTCGAGCGCTAGCCCTACGCGGGAGGCGGATTCCGACCACTGCACTTTAAGGTGCTCGGTGGGCACCACCACGATGACGCGCTCTACGGTGCGGTCCGCCATGAGCTCTGTGGCCACGCGCAGGGCGAAGGTGGTCTTACCTGCACCTGGCGTTGCCACCGCCATGAAATCCTTCGGCTTGGTGGCTAGGAACTTATCCAAAGCCGCGCGTTGCCACACGCGCAGCGAACCATTATTGGCAAATCTTTGTGCTGGAGTCTGTGTAGACACGGTCAGCGACTATCCCCCTCTAGTTATCCCAACATCCCGCTTCTGTGAAGTTCTCTATCCCTAATGCTTGGCATCGACGCAGGATGAACGTCGATGCCAAGCTTAACGGCGGCGCAAGCTCTTATAGACGCGCTCGCAGTCAGGGCACACGGGCGAACCAGGCTTGGCTTGCTTGGTTACCGGGAAGGTCTCCCCGCACAGGGCAACGACGTACTTGCCGTTGACCGCAGAGTCGAGGATCTGGTTCTTCTTCACGTAGTGGAAAAACTTCGGGGTGTCGTCGTTGGTCGACGTATCCTCGCGGACATCAGGGCGCTCAATAGTCTTAGTCGTCGTACTCACGCCCACTATCATGCCGCATCAGTATCGAAGTTGGCGAGTCCTCCAGCTACGCTGATAGGCATGACCCCTTCGAACTCGCGCGATAACACCCGCCATACCCCACGATCGGGGCAGCGGCGCGGACGCCGATTCGGGCGCGAAACGCACCTCATCACCACGGCCAAACTCGCCCCGGGTCAAGACCGGCATCGCCGCGAGATCATCTACTCCATACTGCAGTTTCTGCGCGTTCCATCCCTCCTGATAGCCGGGGCCATGGTTTATGTTTGGCAGTGGTGGATCCCCGCCGCCCTAGTCGTGGCCGTCACCTTCCCCCTCCCCTGGATCGCTGTGGTCATTGGCAATGGCCGGGGTCAAAAGAAAGACAA
Protein-coding regions in this window:
- a CDS encoding DUF3039 domain-containing protein is translated as MIVGVSTTTKTIERPDVREDTSTNDDTPKFFHYVKKNQILDSAVNGKYVVALCGETFPVTKQAKPGSPVCPDCERVYKSLRRR
- a CDS encoding DEAD/DEAH box helicase, with translation MSTQTPAQRFANNGSLRVWQRAALDKFLATKPKDFMAVATPGAGKTTFALRVATELMADRTVERVIVVVPTEHLKVQWSESASRVGLALDPKFTNSSGVNPAMDGVVVTYAQVGMHPFKHRAVASARRTLVILDEIHHAGDAKSWGDGVREAYDDAEHRLALTGTPFRSDDSQIPFVRYEEDGEGHLVSRSDHTYGYGDALADGVVRPVVFLSYSGESRWRDSAGEEHAARLGDILNPEQTARAWRTALDPKGEWIPTVLQAAHTRLMQMRRNMPDAGGLVLATDTTTARAYAKILKQISNTPVSVILSDDPGSSARIAEFSESTDEWMVAVRMVSEGVDVPRLAVGVYATSASTPLFFAQAIGRFVRSRMPGETASVFLPSVPVLLGLAENMEKQRDHVLGGEKNPDKEGWDDELLEDANKKKSEPDMLEPSYESLGAEAEFSGLLYNGSQFTTGNITDEEEDFLGIPGLLDADQVKDLLRKKQSDELDRREAEEKARRAAEAAEEQRRKLYGTPHAPKRGAEASASSAGSQPGVVDEISALRKELNTVVSITAQRTGRPHGAIHTEARKACGGPPTALCNAEQLQERIDYLRKW
- the dhaK gene encoding dihydroxyacetone kinase subunit DhaK; amino-acid sequence: MKKLINSPDNVVAESVEGFALAHGDIVTRSTDPLFVARKQKKDNGKVAIVSGGGSGHEPLHAGFVGQGMLDAAVPGAMFTSPTPDAIQAATEAVNAGAGVLYIVKNYTGDVLNFDTAAELAEFDDIEVSQVVVDDDVAVEDSTFTAGRRGVAGTLLVEKLAGAAAERGDDLAAVTAVAKKVVDNTATMGAALSACTVPHVGKPSFDLGESEVELGVGIHGEPGRKEIPLVSADDVTDHLLDPVLADLKLSDGERSIVVVNGMGATPASELYVVYRRVSQRLQEVGVSIERSLVGNFVTSLDMAGCSVTVMRADEEDLELFDAPCHTAALRQGM
- a CDS encoding DUF3099 domain-containing protein, with product MTPSNSRDNTRHTPRSGQRRGRRFGRETHLITTAKLAPGQDRHRREIIYSILQFLRVPSLLIAGAMVYVWQWWIPAALVVAVTFPLPWIAVVIGNGRGQKKDKREKAVYKPALARQMAQAQREELTSGSHGELPGAPGRHHPTSGADANSTATDTIDHED
- the dhaL gene encoding dihydroxyacetone kinase subunit DhaL; its protein translation is MTDNATLSTAWAQAWMKNCAAAAHEHREELIELDRAIGDSDHGENVDRGFRAVVEKVDSDISPEASHVADVLKLTAKTLMSTVGGASGPLLGTAFLRAAKAAGPGEIDAPTTAALIEAALEGITVRGKAAEGEKTMVDAWAPAARAARGAADAAKSPAEVLRAAADAAAAGAEATIPMVATKGRASYLGERSAGHKDPGATSSALFIAAAADATETLKEEA